A window from Mycobacterium saskatchewanense encodes these proteins:
- a CDS encoding ABC transporter ATP-binding protein — MADRDAAIVFDNVSKVFPDGTAAVDRLNLAVPRGRLTVFVGSSGSGKTTALRMINRMVEPTSGTITVDGADVSTVNPVTLRLGIGYVIQSAGLMPHQRVIDNVATVPVLKGQSRRAARKAAYEVLERVGLDPKLATRYPAQLSGGEQQRVGVARALAADPPILLMDEAFSAVDPVVRNELQNEMLRLQSELHKTIVFVTHDIDEALKLADGVAVFKGGMLQQYDTPAELLSRPANDFVARFIGLGRGYRWLQLLDATGLPLHDLRRIPENRPPDAGLTDGWALIVDSAGAPVGWIDAEGLRRCRGGGSLADNMSAVGSLFPPRGNLSQALDAALSSPSGVGVAVDDGGSVIGGVLPADVFAAADARRRG; from the coding sequence ATGGCAGACCGGGACGCCGCAATCGTCTTCGACAACGTCAGCAAGGTGTTCCCCGACGGGACCGCCGCCGTCGACCGGCTGAACCTGGCCGTCCCCAGGGGCAGGTTGACGGTTTTTGTCGGTTCGTCCGGCAGCGGCAAGACCACGGCGCTGCGGATGATCAACCGCATGGTGGAACCGACCTCCGGCACCATCACCGTGGACGGGGCCGACGTGTCGACCGTCAACCCGGTCACGCTGCGGCTCGGGATCGGGTACGTCATCCAGAGCGCCGGGCTGATGCCGCACCAGCGCGTGATCGACAACGTCGCAACGGTTCCGGTGCTCAAGGGGCAGTCCCGCCGAGCGGCCCGTAAGGCCGCCTACGAGGTGCTCGAACGCGTCGGGCTGGACCCCAAACTCGCCACCCGCTACCCCGCGCAACTCTCCGGCGGCGAGCAACAGCGGGTCGGCGTCGCGCGAGCGCTGGCCGCCGATCCGCCAATCTTGCTGATGGACGAGGCGTTTTCCGCGGTCGATCCGGTGGTTCGCAACGAGCTGCAGAACGAAATGCTGCGGCTGCAAAGCGAATTGCACAAAACCATCGTGTTCGTCACGCACGACATCGACGAGGCGCTCAAGCTGGCCGACGGCGTGGCGGTGTTCAAAGGCGGCATGCTGCAGCAATACGACACGCCCGCCGAGTTGCTGTCGCGGCCGGCCAACGATTTCGTCGCGCGGTTCATCGGGCTCGGGCGTGGCTATCGCTGGCTGCAGCTCCTCGACGCGACGGGGCTGCCCCTGCACGACCTGCGGCGGATCCCGGAAAATCGCCCGCCCGACGCCGGACTCACCGACGGTTGGGCGTTGATCGTCGACTCTGCGGGCGCACCGGTGGGGTGGATCGACGCCGAGGGGTTGCGGCGGTGCCGTGGGGGCGGGTCGTTGGCGGACAACATGAGCGCCGTGGGCTCCCTGTTCCCCCCGCGCGGCAACCTCAGCCAGGCGCTGGACGCGGCGCTGTCGTCGCCGTCGGGGGTGGGGGTGGCCGTCGATGACGGCGGCAGCGTGATCGGCGGCGTCCTGCCCGCCGACGTGTTCGCGGCGGCGGACGCCCGGCGGAGGGGCTGA
- a CDS encoding ABC transporter substrate-binding protein, giving the protein MRLLPRGCTAAVRAVAWLAALCVMAACSNSDPLGAQTRSPKSIVVGSGDFPESEIVAEIYAEALQANGFDVGRRMGIGSRETYIPALKDHSIDLVPEYIGNLLLYFAPDSTATMLDAVQLELCHRLPGDLSILTPAPASDTDTVTVTSAIAAAWHLTTIADLAAHSPEVRFGASSSFQTRPEGVPGLKRKYGLDISPGNFVSIEDGGGAVTVRALLQGQVTAADIYSTSPAIPQNHLVVLADPDHNFLAGNIVPLVNSQKRSDRLKDVLDAVSAKLTLSAVATLNSLVAGNHGMDPAQAARRWVRDNGFNHPIGE; this is encoded by the coding sequence ATGAGGTTGCTGCCCCGCGGGTGCACCGCGGCCGTGCGGGCGGTGGCCTGGTTGGCGGCGCTGTGTGTGATGGCGGCGTGCAGCAATTCCGATCCCCTCGGGGCACAGACCCGCAGCCCGAAGTCCATCGTGGTCGGGTCCGGCGACTTTCCGGAATCGGAGATCGTCGCCGAGATCTACGCGGAAGCGCTGCAGGCCAACGGGTTCGATGTCGGACGGCGGATGGGGATCGGCAGCCGAGAAACCTATATCCCCGCGTTGAAGGACCACTCCATCGACCTGGTACCGGAGTACATCGGGAACCTGCTGCTCTACTTCGCACCCGACTCGACGGCGACCATGTTGGATGCCGTGCAGCTGGAACTTTGCCACCGACTGCCCGGTGACCTGTCCATCCTGACGCCTGCGCCGGCCTCCGACACCGACACCGTGACCGTCACGAGCGCGATCGCCGCCGCCTGGCATCTGACCACCATCGCCGACCTGGCGGCGCACTCCCCGGAGGTGAGATTCGGGGCGTCGTCGTCGTTTCAAACCAGGCCCGAAGGGGTGCCCGGCCTGAAACGGAAGTATGGGCTCGACATCAGCCCGGGCAATTTCGTCTCCATCGAGGACGGCGGCGGCGCGGTGACCGTGCGCGCGCTGCTGCAGGGACAGGTGACGGCCGCCGACATCTACAGCACCTCGCCGGCGATTCCGCAGAACCACCTCGTCGTCCTCGCCGACCCCGACCACAACTTCCTGGCGGGCAACATTGTGCCTCTGGTCAATTCGCAGAAGAGGTCCGACCGGCTCAAGGACGTGCTGGACGCGGTGTCGGCGAAACTGACGTTGTCCGCCGTGGCGACGTTGAACTCGCTGGTGGCCGGCAACCACGGCATGGACCCCGCCCAAGCGGCCCGAAGGTGGGTGCGCGACAACGGCTTCAACCACCCGATCGGCGAATGA
- a CDS encoding LapA family protein: protein MSSHTPASSGPPPPKPTHAPSTGAKPAEPAKSKEPAVGFTRAGALWTSLIVGFLVLIVLLIFIAQNTAPTAFAFLGWHWALPLGVAILLAAVVGGLITVAVGTARILQLRRAAKKHHAAASR from the coding sequence ATGAGCAGCCACACCCCTGCCTCGTCCGGCCCGCCGCCCCCCAAGCCCACCCACGCGCCCTCTACCGGCGCGAAACCAGCAGAGCCCGCGAAATCCAAGGAACCGGCCGTCGGGTTCACCCGCGCCGGTGCGCTGTGGACGTCGCTGATCGTCGGCTTCCTGGTCCTGATCGTGTTGTTGATCTTCATCGCCCAGAACACGGCGCCGACGGCGTTTGCGTTCTTGGGGTGGCACTGGGCCCTGCCGCTCGGGGTGGCCATTCTGCTCGCGGCGGTGGTCGGCGGCCTGATCACCGTGGCCGTCGGCACCGCCCGGATCCTGCAGCTGCGCCGCGCGGCCAAGAAGCATCACGCGGCGGCGTCACGCTAG
- a CDS encoding phosphotransferase family protein, protein MTSADQLEGLDLSSLDRYLRSLGIGRDGELRAEFISGGRSNLTFRVYDDATSWLVRRPPLHGLTPSAHDMSREYRVVAALRDTPVPVARAIALCEDESVLGAPFQIVEFVAGQVVRRRAQLEALSRTVIDGCVNSLIRVLVDLHGVDPNAVGLADFGKPSGYLERQVRRWGSQWDLVRLPEDRRDADVERLHSGLREAIPQQSRTSIVHGDYRIDNTILDADDPTKVRAVVDWELSTLGDPLSDAALMCVYRDPALDLIVNAQAAWTSPLLPTADELADRYSLVAGVSLAHWEFYMALAYFKLAIIAAGIDFRRRMSDLAHGKGDTSDEMPEVVAPLISRGLAELAKLPG, encoded by the coding sequence GTGACGTCTGCTGACCAACTCGAAGGGCTCGACCTCTCCTCCCTGGACCGGTATCTGCGTTCGCTGGGGATCGGCCGCGACGGCGAGTTGCGGGCGGAGTTCATTTCCGGTGGCCGCTCGAACCTGACGTTCCGCGTGTACGACGACGCGACCAGCTGGCTGGTGCGGCGCCCCCCGCTGCACGGGCTGACGCCGTCCGCGCACGACATGTCGCGCGAGTACCGGGTCGTCGCCGCGCTGCGCGACACCCCGGTCCCGGTGGCGCGCGCGATAGCGCTGTGCGAGGACGAGTCGGTGCTGGGCGCCCCGTTCCAGATCGTCGAATTTGTGGCCGGCCAGGTGGTGCGCCGCAGGGCCCAGCTCGAAGCGCTCAGTCGCACTGTTATCGACGGCTGCGTGAACTCGCTGATCCGGGTGCTCGTGGACCTGCACGGGGTCGACCCGAACGCCGTGGGGCTGGCCGACTTCGGCAAGCCGAGCGGCTACCTGGAACGCCAGGTGCGGCGGTGGGGCTCGCAGTGGGACCTGGTGCGGCTCCCGGAGGACCGGCGTGACGCCGATGTCGAGCGGCTGCATTCCGGCCTGCGCGAGGCGATCCCGCAGCAGAGCCGCACGTCGATCGTGCATGGTGACTACCGGATCGACAACACCATCCTGGACGCCGACGATCCCACCAAGGTGCGCGCCGTCGTGGACTGGGAGCTCTCGACGCTGGGCGACCCGCTCAGCGACGCGGCCCTGATGTGCGTATACCGGGACCCGGCTCTCGACCTGATCGTCAACGCGCAGGCGGCGTGGACGTCACCGCTGCTGCCGACCGCCGACGAGCTGGCCGACCGGTATTCGCTGGTCGCCGGGGTGTCGCTGGCGCACTGGGAGTTCTACATGGCGCTGGCCTACTTCAAGCTGGCCATCATCGCCGCCGGCATCGACTTCCGCCGGCGGATGTCGGACCTGGCCCACGGCAAGGGCGACACCTCGGACGAGATGCCCGAGGTGGTCGCGCCGTTGATCTCCCGTGGGCTGGCGGAGCTCGCCAAGCTGCCCGGATGA
- a CDS encoding histidine phosphatase family protein, with amino-acid sequence MQVLLVRHALPLRSDHGEGSDPDLSDEGFAQVRRLPEALARFPISRVVSSPQRRAIQTAEPVAAARELAVEIDDRFAEYDRDLPLYIPVEQIRQERPEEWARLAQGHLPSAVDEDAFRGRVRAAVDDLVAATDPDDTVAVFSHGGVINVLLHEILGTARLLSFPVDYASVTRLLFSRSGQATVAAVNTTEHVWDLLPRNQRW; translated from the coding sequence ATGCAAGTTCTGCTGGTCCGGCATGCGCTGCCGCTGCGCAGCGACCACGGTGAGGGCTCCGATCCGGACCTGTCGGACGAAGGGTTCGCCCAGGTCCGGCGGCTGCCCGAGGCGCTGGCCCGGTTCCCCATCTCGCGGGTGGTCAGCAGCCCGCAGCGGCGGGCCATCCAGACCGCAGAACCGGTTGCGGCGGCCCGCGAGCTTGCCGTCGAGATCGACGACCGATTCGCCGAGTACGACCGCGACCTTCCGCTGTACATCCCCGTCGAGCAGATCCGGCAGGAACGACCGGAGGAATGGGCGCGCCTGGCCCAGGGTCACCTGCCCAGCGCGGTCGACGAGGACGCGTTCCGCGGGCGCGTCCGCGCTGCCGTCGACGACCTCGTTGCCGCCACCGACCCCGACGACACGGTCGCGGTGTTCAGCCACGGCGGGGTGATCAACGTGCTGCTGCACGAGATCCTGGGCACCGCGCGGCTGCTGTCGTTTCCGGTCGACTACGCCTCGGTGACCCGGCTGTTGTTCTCCCGTTCCGGCCAGGCGACCGTGGCGGCCGTCAACACCACCGAACACGTGTGGGACCTGTTGCCGCGAAACCAGCGGTGGTGA
- a CDS encoding phosphotransferase family protein encodes MTTAGDTQVDPGVLARWLDANDAPGGGEYPLVQQLTGGSQNTLYLIERGGERMVLRMPGPRADAARIDGLLREIRLVRALSGTDVPHAGLIAADDSGAVLGMPFYVMQAIDGWSPMDGGWQPPFDADLAARRALAFELVEGAAKLGRVDWRGQGLEGFGRPDGFHERQVDRWLTFLSAYQVRELPGLDEAADWLRNNRPASYTPGIMHGDYQFANVMFAHGAPARLAAIVDWEMTTVGDPLLDLAWCLLGYDGEEPRADGFYLDMRGMPRRGELQEHYERVSGLSTDNIDYYLVLANWKLGIVLEKTYAAGVRTGKVDPKITDAFGPMILQLIATAAELAGRR; translated from the coding sequence ATGACGACTGCCGGCGATACTCAGGTGGACCCGGGCGTTCTCGCCCGATGGCTGGACGCCAACGACGCGCCCGGCGGCGGCGAATACCCGCTGGTGCAACAGCTCACGGGCGGTTCCCAAAACACCCTGTATCTCATCGAGCGGGGCGGCGAACGCATGGTGCTGCGGATGCCCGGGCCGCGGGCCGACGCCGCCCGCATCGACGGCCTGCTGCGCGAGATCCGGCTGGTGCGGGCGCTCTCCGGCACCGACGTCCCGCACGCGGGGTTGATCGCCGCCGACGATTCCGGCGCCGTGCTGGGGATGCCGTTCTACGTCATGCAGGCCATCGACGGGTGGAGCCCGATGGACGGGGGGTGGCAGCCGCCGTTCGACGCCGACCTGGCGGCCCGTCGGGCACTGGCGTTCGAGCTCGTCGAGGGCGCCGCCAAGCTCGGCCGCGTCGATTGGCGTGGCCAGGGCCTCGAGGGATTCGGCCGTCCCGACGGCTTCCACGAGCGGCAGGTCGATCGCTGGCTGACGTTCCTGAGCGCCTACCAGGTGCGCGAGCTGCCCGGCCTCGACGAGGCCGCCGACTGGCTGCGCAACAACCGCCCGGCGAGCTACACGCCGGGAATCATGCACGGGGACTACCAATTCGCCAACGTGATGTTCGCCCACGGGGCACCCGCCCGGTTGGCCGCGATCGTGGACTGGGAGATGACGACGGTCGGCGACCCGCTGCTGGACCTCGCCTGGTGCCTGCTGGGCTACGACGGCGAGGAGCCGCGCGCCGACGGGTTTTACCTGGACATGCGCGGCATGCCCCGGCGCGGCGAATTGCAGGAGCACTACGAGCGCGTCAGCGGCCTGTCCACCGACAACATCGACTACTACCTGGTGCTGGCCAACTGGAAACTCGGCATCGTGCTGGAGAAGACCTACGCTGCGGGGGTGCGCACCGGAAAGGTCGACCCCAAGATCACCGACGCCTTCGGGCCTATGATCCTGCAGCTCATCGCCACGGCGGCCGAACTGGCCGGGCGGCGCTGA
- a CDS encoding SDR family NAD(P)-dependent oxidoreductase produces the protein MGYADRLFDLTDRVVLITGGSRGLGREMAFAVARCGADVVIASRDMDNCVSTAAEIEAQTGRSAMPYQAHVGRWDQLDGLVQATYDRFGKVDTLINNAGMSPLYDKLTDVTEKLFDAVVNLNLKGPFRLSALVGERMVADGGGSIINVSSTGSLRPNGGIVPYAAAKAGLNAMTEGLAQAFGPTVRVNTLMAGPFLTDVSKAWDLGNGNNFDHLALKRAGDPAEIVGAALFLASDASSFTTGSILRADGGIP, from the coding sequence ATGGGTTACGCTGACCGGCTTTTCGACCTCACCGACCGCGTCGTGCTGATCACAGGCGGCAGCCGGGGGCTGGGCCGCGAGATGGCGTTCGCCGTGGCGCGCTGCGGCGCCGACGTGGTGATCGCCAGCCGCGACATGGACAACTGCGTGAGCACCGCCGCCGAAATCGAGGCACAGACCGGCCGGTCGGCCATGCCCTATCAGGCGCACGTCGGCCGCTGGGACCAGCTCGACGGCCTGGTGCAGGCGACCTACGACCGGTTCGGCAAGGTCGACACGCTGATCAACAACGCGGGCATGTCGCCCTTGTACGACAAGCTGACCGATGTCACCGAGAAGCTGTTCGACGCGGTGGTCAACCTTAACCTCAAGGGCCCCTTCCGATTGTCGGCGCTGGTTGGGGAACGAATGGTGGCCGACGGAGGCGGATCCATCATCAACGTCAGCTCCACGGGGTCGCTCCGTCCCAACGGCGGCATCGTCCCGTACGCCGCGGCCAAGGCCGGGCTCAACGCCATGACCGAAGGGCTGGCGCAGGCGTTCGGCCCGACCGTACGGGTCAATACCCTGATGGCGGGTCCGTTCCTCACCGATGTCAGCAAGGCCTGGGATCTGGGGAACGGCAACAACTTCGACCACCTCGCCTTGAAGCGGGCCGGCGATCCCGCGGAAATCGTCGGCGCCGCTTTGTTTTTGGCGTCCGACGCGTCGAGCTTCACCACCGGTTCGATCCTGCGCGCCGACGGTGGAATCCCCTAG
- a CDS encoding acyl-CoA dehydrogenase family protein, translating to MPWNFSTEPEFEKKLQWVREFVREEVEPLEVLFPGCEFLPLNPERRRIIDPLKQRVRDNGLWAPHLGPELGGQGFGAVNLTLINEILGRSPWAPIVFGTQAPDTGNAEIIARFGTQEQKDRYLSGLLSGEIFSCFSMTEPQGGADPRVFRTRAVRDGDDWVITGRKYFSSNASVASFFIVVAITDPDVPVHRGASTFLVPAGTDGLNIEANHHLVGALPHEPGHSLVHYDGVRVPAEALLGEPGQGFMILQTRLAGGRLHHAMRSIGMAQRAVEMMSRRAKSRFTQGSSLADKQLVQEFVADSYTELTPFRLTVLHAAWLIDQGDEQAARAEIAACKILASQVLKSIGLRAIQVHGALGLTDQLPLVNVLLGGIALGLADGPTEAHKVNLARMLLKGYDAEDAEWPSESLDVRRAAARAKYGELVER from the coding sequence ATGCCCTGGAACTTTTCCACCGAACCGGAGTTCGAGAAGAAGCTGCAGTGGGTCCGCGAGTTCGTCCGCGAGGAGGTCGAACCCCTCGAGGTGCTTTTCCCGGGTTGCGAGTTCCTGCCGCTGAACCCCGAACGCCGCCGGATCATCGACCCGCTCAAGCAGCGGGTGCGCGACAACGGCCTGTGGGCGCCACACCTGGGGCCGGAACTGGGTGGGCAGGGCTTCGGCGCGGTCAATCTGACGCTGATCAACGAGATTCTCGGCCGCAGCCCGTGGGCGCCGATCGTGTTCGGAACCCAGGCGCCCGACACCGGCAACGCCGAGATCATCGCCCGCTTCGGCACCCAGGAGCAGAAGGACCGTTACCTGTCGGGACTGTTGTCCGGCGAGATCTTCTCGTGCTTCTCGATGACGGAGCCGCAGGGTGGCGCCGACCCCCGGGTGTTCCGCACGCGCGCCGTCCGCGACGGTGACGACTGGGTGATCACCGGGCGAAAGTACTTCTCCTCCAACGCCTCCGTCGCCTCCTTCTTCATCGTCGTCGCGATCACCGACCCCGATGTGCCCGTCCACCGCGGCGCCTCCACGTTCCTCGTGCCGGCCGGCACCGACGGCCTGAACATCGAGGCCAACCATCACCTCGTCGGGGCGCTGCCCCACGAGCCCGGCCATTCGCTGGTGCATTACGACGGGGTCCGGGTGCCCGCCGAGGCGCTGCTCGGTGAGCCCGGGCAGGGCTTCATGATCCTGCAGACCAGGCTGGCCGGGGGCCGGCTGCACCACGCGATGCGGTCCATCGGAATGGCCCAGCGCGCCGTCGAGATGATGTCGCGGCGCGCGAAAAGCCGCTTCACGCAGGGCAGCTCGCTCGCGGACAAGCAGCTGGTGCAGGAGTTCGTCGCCGACTCCTATACCGAGCTGACACCGTTCCGGCTGACCGTCCTGCACGCGGCCTGGCTGATCGATCAGGGCGACGAGCAGGCCGCCCGCGCCGAGATCGCCGCCTGCAAGATCCTGGCGTCACAGGTGCTCAAGTCGATCGGGCTGCGGGCCATTCAGGTGCACGGCGCGCTCGGGCTCACCGACCAGCTGCCGCTGGTCAACGTGCTGCTGGGCGGCATCGCGCTCGGCCTGGCCGACGGGCCGACCGAGGCGCACAAGGTCAATCTGGCGCGGATGCTGCTCAAGGGCTACGACGCCGAGGACGCCGAGTGGCCCAGCGAATCGCTGGACGTCCGGCGCGCGGCCGCGCGCGCCAAATACGGTGAGCTCGTTGAGCGGTAA
- a CDS encoding TetR/AcrR family transcriptional regulator: MSSLSGNRVAAAVERALDERQREATEEVERILAAAVRVMGRVAPEPPRVSDIVAEAGSSNKAFYRYFAGKDDLILAVMERGVAIVASYLQHQMAKESRPRDKVARWIEGALAQIADPHLISMSRAAAGQMSAATTWRAADQEMMRPLRELLVEPVAALGSTDVERDVEAVFSCTAATMRRYVGSADRPRPDDIDHLVRFCLRGLGTG, translated from the coding sequence GTGAGCTCGTTGAGCGGTAACCGCGTCGCCGCAGCCGTCGAACGCGCCCTCGACGAGCGGCAGCGGGAGGCCACCGAGGAGGTGGAACGCATTCTGGCCGCCGCCGTGCGGGTGATGGGGCGGGTGGCCCCGGAGCCGCCGCGGGTCAGCGACATCGTCGCGGAGGCGGGCTCGTCCAACAAGGCGTTCTACCGGTACTTCGCCGGCAAGGACGACCTCATCCTGGCCGTCATGGAGCGCGGCGTCGCCATCGTCGCCTCCTACCTGCAGCACCAGATGGCCAAGGAGTCCAGGCCACGGGACAAGGTCGCGCGGTGGATCGAGGGGGCGCTGGCGCAGATCGCCGACCCGCACCTGATCAGCATGAGCCGGGCTGCGGCCGGCCAGATGTCGGCCGCCACGACTTGGCGTGCGGCAGACCAGGAGATGATGCGGCCCTTGCGCGAGCTTCTCGTCGAACCCGTTGCCGCACTGGGCAGCACGGATGTCGAGCGCGACGTCGAGGCGGTGTTCAGCTGCACGGCCGCGACCATGCGCCGCTACGTGGGTTCGGCTGACCGCCCGCGCCCCGACGACATCGACCATCTGGTGCGGTTCTGCCTGCGTGGTCTGGGGACCGGCTGA
- a CDS encoding NADPH:quinone oxidoreductase family protein, which produces MRAVVCRSYGTPDDLVLDDLPDPTPGPGQVVVGVRAAGVNFPDVLLIAGKYQIKIPVPFIPGSELAGEVVAVGDGAPFRPGQRVSATTPTGAFAERALLDAGAVTPVPDDVDFASAAAFGVTYRTAHHALRSVADVRQGDWVVVLGAAGGVGLAAVDLAVAMGARVLAAASSPEKLALCRRRGAAAAVDYEREDLKSRIRELTGDSARVILDPVGGPHSEPALRGLARGGTFVTLGYAAGGIPAIPLNLVLLKGITVRGMEIRTFTADRPDDAARDMRELAGMFAAGTIRPYIGARFPLGETAAALRHVAERMALGKVVIEVA; this is translated from the coding sequence ATGCGCGCCGTGGTGTGCCGGTCCTACGGCACACCGGACGACCTGGTGCTCGACGACCTGCCCGACCCCACCCCCGGCCCCGGCCAGGTGGTCGTTGGGGTGCGCGCCGCCGGGGTCAACTTCCCCGACGTCCTGCTGATCGCGGGAAAATACCAGATCAAGATCCCGGTGCCCTTCATCCCCGGCAGCGAGCTGGCGGGAGAGGTGGTGGCCGTCGGTGACGGCGCACCGTTCCGGCCCGGCCAGCGCGTATCCGCGACCACGCCGACCGGCGCGTTCGCCGAACGGGCCCTGCTGGACGCGGGGGCGGTGACGCCCGTGCCCGACGACGTCGATTTCGCCTCCGCAGCGGCGTTCGGTGTCACCTATCGCACCGCCCACCACGCGCTGCGATCGGTGGCCGATGTGCGCCAAGGCGATTGGGTGGTGGTGCTGGGAGCGGCCGGTGGGGTCGGGTTGGCGGCCGTCGACCTGGCGGTGGCCATGGGCGCCCGGGTGCTGGCGGCGGCGTCGAGCCCGGAAAAGCTCGCATTGTGCCGCCGACGCGGCGCGGCGGCGGCCGTCGATTACGAACGCGAAGACCTCAAGTCACGGATCCGGGAGCTCACCGGGGACTCCGCCAGGGTGATCCTCGACCCCGTCGGCGGCCCCCACTCGGAACCCGCGCTGCGTGGCCTGGCCCGTGGCGGAACCTTCGTCACCCTCGGCTACGCCGCGGGCGGCATTCCGGCCATCCCGCTCAACCTCGTACTGCTCAAGGGAATCACAGTCCGCGGCATGGAGATTCGTACTTTCACGGCTGACCGCCCCGACGACGCCGCCCGCGACATGCGGGAGCTTGCGGGGATGTTTGCCGCCGGCACGATCCGCCCCTACATCGGCGCGCGATTCCCTCTGGGGGAAACGGCGGCGGCGTTGCGGCACGTGGCGGAGCGCATGGCGCTGGGCAAGGTGGTCATCGAGGTCGCGTGA
- a CDS encoding alkyl/aryl-sulfatase yields the protein MDHKTPAPVIESAHRDHPLPFDDVTDFHNADRGFIAALSPCVIKAADGRVVWDNDAYAFLGGPAPTSVHPSLWRQSTLAAKQGLYEVVPGIYQVRGFDLSNVTFVEGDTGIIVIDPLVCTETAAAALALYRAHRGGERRVVAVIYTHSHVDHFGGVLGVTSQQDVDSGAVAVLAPEGFIEHAVQENVYAGPAMTRRATYMYGTLLPRGPLGQVGCGLGQAPSTGEVAIIVPTINIRRTGEKHTVDGVEIEFQMAPGTEAPAEMHFYFPQFRALCMAENATHNLHNLLTLRGALVRDPHAWAGYLTEAIDTFADRTDVVFASHHWPTWGRESIVEFLSLQRDLYAYLHDQTLRLLNQGHTGVEIAEMFRMPPALERAWHARGYYGSVSHNVKAVYQRYMGWFDGNPGRLWPHPPEALAPRYVDAMGGIDRVVELARAAFDAGDFRWAATLLDHAVFTDERHDGARALYADTLEQLAYGAENATWRNFFMSGATELRDGNFGTATTATSLSMVNQLTPEQIFDSLAIRVNGPRGWDLDVTLDVSFADLATNYRLALRNGVLVYLKAPAAPATATVTVKLDSKFRLITVAMGDFASPGLEIAGDQRALQAFLGVLDQPDPSFSIVTP from the coding sequence GTGGATCACAAAACCCCAGCCCCCGTCATCGAGTCGGCGCATCGCGACCATCCCCTGCCATTCGACGACGTCACCGATTTTCACAATGCCGATCGTGGATTCATCGCCGCGTTGTCCCCGTGCGTCATCAAGGCGGCCGACGGCCGTGTCGTGTGGGACAACGACGCCTACGCGTTCCTCGGCGGCCCGGCGCCGACGTCGGTGCATCCCAGCCTGTGGCGGCAGTCGACGCTGGCCGCCAAGCAAGGCCTCTACGAGGTGGTGCCCGGCATCTATCAGGTCCGGGGCTTCGACCTCTCGAACGTGACGTTCGTCGAAGGTGACACCGGGATCATCGTCATCGATCCGCTGGTGTGCACAGAGACGGCCGCCGCGGCGCTGGCGCTGTATCGCGCGCACCGGGGCGGTGAGCGTCGCGTCGTCGCCGTGATCTACACCCACAGCCACGTCGACCACTTCGGCGGCGTCCTGGGTGTCACCTCGCAGCAAGACGTGGACTCCGGTGCGGTGGCCGTGCTGGCGCCCGAGGGTTTCATCGAGCACGCCGTGCAGGAGAACGTCTATGCCGGGCCGGCCATGACGCGCCGGGCCACGTACATGTACGGCACCCTGCTGCCGCGCGGGCCGCTGGGGCAGGTGGGCTGCGGCCTGGGCCAGGCGCCGTCGACCGGCGAGGTGGCCATCATCGTCCCCACCATCAACATCCGGCGGACCGGTGAGAAGCACACGGTCGACGGCGTGGAGATCGAGTTCCAGATGGCGCCGGGCACCGAGGCGCCGGCCGAAATGCATTTCTATTTCCCGCAATTCCGGGCGCTGTGCATGGCCGAGAACGCCACCCACAACCTGCACAACCTACTGACGCTGCGCGGGGCGCTGGTGCGCGATCCGCACGCTTGGGCCGGTTACCTCACCGAGGCGATCGACACCTTCGCCGACCGCACCGACGTGGTGTTCGCGTCGCACCACTGGCCGACCTGGGGGCGCGAGAGCATCGTCGAATTCCTGTCCCTGCAACGCGACCTGTACGCGTACCTGCACGACCAGACGCTGCGACTGCTGAACCAGGGTCACACCGGTGTGGAGATCGCCGAGATGTTCCGGATGCCGCCGGCGCTGGAGCGCGCGTGGCATGCTCGCGGGTACTACGGCTCGGTCAGCCACAACGTCAAGGCCGTCTACCAGCGCTACATGGGCTGGTTCGACGGCAACCCCGGCCGGCTCTGGCCGCATCCCCCGGAGGCGCTCGCGCCCCGCTACGTCGACGCGATGGGCGGGATCGACCGGGTCGTCGAGCTGGCCCGGGCCGCGTTCGACGCCGGCGACTTCCGTTGGGCGGCGACACTGTTGGACCACGCCGTGTTCACCGACGAGCGGCACGACGGGGCCCGCGCACTGTACGCCGACACGCTCGAGCAGCTGGCCTACGGCGCCGAGAACGCCACCTGGCGCAACTTCTTCATGAGCGGCGCGACCGAACTGCGGGACGGCAACTTCGGCACCGCCACCACGGCCACCTCGTTGTCCATGGTGAACCAGCTGACCCCCGAGCAGATCTTCGACAGCCTCGCCATCCGCGTGAACGGCCCGCGGGGCTGGGACCTCGACGTCACCCTCGACGTCTCGTTCGCCGACCTCGCCACCAACTACCGGCTGGCCCTGCGCAACGGAGTGCTCGTCTACCTCAAGGCGCCGGCCGCCCCGGCTACGGCGACCGTCACGGTCAAGTTGGACAGCAAGTTTCGCCTGATCACCGTCGCCATGGGCGACTTCGCTTCACCCGGGCTGGAGATCGCGGGCGACCAGCGGGCCCTGCAGGCCTTCCTGGGCGTCCTCGACCAACCCGACCCGAGCTTCAGCATCGTCACGCCGTAG